The genomic window CGGTGGTGTGTTGGCTGTGATCAGTTATCATTCGCTGGAAGACCGCGTGGTAAAAAATTTTCTGCGCGGCACAGCAAATGATGAAGCTGAAAAATTTTATGGGAGAAGAAAAAAAATTTTTCTGGCTGAAAATAAAAAAGTTATACAGCCTTCTGAAAATGAACAATCGAAAAATCCCCGATCACGATCAGCGAAACTACGTATAGGTATCAAAATATAGAAAACATGGAATTTAACAAACCTCCAAAACTCGATCACAAAAAATACAGCACGGTAAGTTCGATGCTGTTGTTTAAAAATCTGCCTTTCTTGTTCGTGCTGTGTCTATTGGGATTATTTTATATCGCCAACGTGCATTATGCTGAAAAAAATATGAAAAAAAGTCAGGTTCTATTAGATGAGTTAAAAGAAATAAAGTGGGATTACTGGACATTGAAATCCGGAATTTTGTACAATAGTACAGAGTCGCAAATTTCAAAAAAAGTTTCCTCACAAGATATATTGATCAGAAAGGAAGCTCCACTTAAATTGGTTCAAGTGGAAAACTAGAAAATGAGTAGAAAAAAGGAATTCTTATTACGCGTTTATGTGGTGTTTGGACTTTTTAGTCTGGTTGCACTTGTGATGATAGGAAAGGCCTTCTATATCAGCCAGGTCGAAGGAGATTACTGGCGTGCAAAAGCCAAAGAACAACTTTTTGTGCTGATGCCTTTTGAAGCTGAGCGAGGAAAAATTCTCGCTGATGATGGAAGTCCAATGGCGATTTCACTACCGTTCTTTGAATTGCGATTTGATACTCAAGCTCCTGGAATGAAAGACAAAAACAGAGATCTGTTTAAAGAGAGTATAGACTCTTTGTCTTTGGTTTTGTCACAGAGCTTAATTCCTGATAGATCACCATCAGAAATTAAAACCTGGTTGGTAAGAGAGCGTAAGGCAAAAAATCAATATGTTTTAATCGCTCGAAATGTAGATTACAATACATTAGAACTCGTTAAAAAATTTCCATTATTCAGGTATGGTCAAAACAAAGGTGGTCTTAGGACAATAAGGCACAACCGTCGGGAGAAACCTTTTAAGATTTTGGCAAACCGGACTATAGGATTATTCAGAGACAGTCTGTCCATTGGATTAGAAAATTCATTTAACGAAATACTTAAAGGTGAAGAGGGAGAACGATTGATGAAAAAAATCGGAGATCATCAATATCTTCCGGTAGATGAAGTTTCAGAAATTGAAGCCAAGAAAGGCAAAGATATTGTCACGACACTTAATATTGGAATTCAGGAAGTGGCGCAGGAAGCTCTTGCAGAGGCGATGCTCACTCACAACGCAGATAAGGCATGCGCTGTAGTGATGGACGTGAAAACAGGAGCGATTTGTGCGATTGCGAATTTGGGTAGAAGCGAAAGTGGGGAATTGGTGGAGAATTATAATTACGCGGTAGGATATTCTTCAGAACCTGGATCTACTCTCAAAACTGCTTCGACACTTGCTATGTTGGAGGAAGGCGCTGTGAATCTAAAAACGCCTGTATCTCTTGGCAACGGAATTACTTATTTTTATAATAAGGAAATGAAAGATTCGCATACGCCAAATATTTCTGCTGCGGATTTATATTATGCATTTATTGAATCATCCAATGTAGGGATTTCAAAGTTAGCATGGAGTTCGTTTGGCAATAGCCCTTCAAAGTTTGCAGCTTATTACGAAAAGTTTGGATTAACACAAAAAACAGGAATTGAGATTGGTGGCGAACCATTTCCGGTAATTAAAAATCCAATAAAAAATAAAAATACTTGGTATGGTACTACCATACCTTGGATGTCGGTGGGATATGAATTACAGTTAACACCGTTGCAAATATTGACATTTTACAATGCCATTGCAAACAATGGACGTATGATGAAACCGTTTTTGGTGAAAACAATATTGGATAACGACGAAGAAGTGAAACGTTTTTCTCCGACGGTAATGAAAGATTCAATTTTTTCAGAGTCTGCACTTAATCAAATACATGAATTACTCAAAGGAGTCGTTCAGGAAGGTACTGCCACCTTATTGAAAAATGATTATTACAGCGTAGCTGGTAAAACAGGCACTGCAGTAACAAATTATTTTGTTAAAGATGATCTCCATAAAGATTATCAGGCTTCTTTCTGTGGATATTTTCCTGCAGAGAATCCAAAATACAGTTGCATTGTGGTAGTGTACAATCCCACACAAGGTGGATATTATGGTGGACAAGCAGCTGCACCGGTTTTTAAGAAAATTGCTGACCATTGTATGCGTACGCATATGGAGCCGGTTACAGCAATTAATCAACAGCCTCGGCCATTGCTTGCCTCTGAGTTGTTGCCGGTTGGAAATTATGGACATCGATCTGATTTTAAGGAAATTTTTCAACATATCGGCGTTCCTTTCAAACAGGAGACCAAAGGTGAATGGATTCGTACAATTGCAGATCACAGCGGC from Saprospiraceae bacterium includes these protein-coding regions:
- a CDS encoding transpeptidase family protein is translated as MSRKKEFLLRVYVVFGLFSLVALVMIGKAFYISQVEGDYWRAKAKEQLFVLMPFEAERGKILADDGSPMAISLPFFELRFDTQAPGMKDKNRDLFKESIDSLSLVLSQSLIPDRSPSEIKTWLVRERKAKNQYVLIARNVDYNTLELVKKFPLFRYGQNKGGLRTIRHNRREKPFKILANRTIGLFRDSLSIGLENSFNEILKGEEGERLMKKIGDHQYLPVDEVSEIEAKKGKDIVTTLNIGIQEVAQEALAEAMLTHNADKACAVVMDVKTGAICAIANLGRSESGELVENYNYAVGYSSEPGSTLKTASTLAMLEEGAVNLKTPVSLGNGITYFYNKEMKDSHTPNISAADLYYAFIESSNVGISKLAWSSFGNSPSKFAAYYEKFGLTQKTGIEIGGEPFPVIKNPIKNKNTWYGTTIPWMSVGYELQLTPLQILTFYNAIANNGRMMKPFLVKTILDNDEEVKRFSPTVMKDSIFSESALNQIHELLKGVVQEGTATLLKNDYYSVAGKTGTAVTNYFVKDDLHKDYQASFCGYFPAENPKYSCIVVVYNPTQGGYYGGQAAAPVFKKIADHCMRTHMEPVTAINQQPRPLLASELLPVGNYGHRSDFKEIFQHIGVPFKQETKGEWIRTIADHSGVFIVPVQNIKNLIPDVRGMGLRDAMFLLDDYGIKAIPVGRGKIVRQSKDPGSIISNENLILYLE